One Chloroherpetonaceae bacterium DNA segment encodes these proteins:
- the ppk1 gene encoding polyphosphate kinase 1 — protein MARFISRDLSWLAFNARVLEEARDQTVPLLDRLKFLAIFSLNLDEFYSVRIAALKQQVEQLKREKGEDEPQEILLRLHQEINRLQEQFGSCYRDQILPELKKNGIEIISEAALTEEEGNFVRDYFKSTVIGELGQIYILGESDLPFLQSQRSYLAVRLELKSEESCEDIAIIKIPSEKLSRFFILPNQNQDLTKTRIILLDDVIRVSLTDIFPQYIVRGAYAIKVTRDADVDIEDEHSGNLYQKIKSQVRYRKIGKASRMLFDAEMPKRMQKALRDVFSIRKEEWVQGGRYHNFGDFLNFPTLGKDELQEPPLAPLPHPLETAESIFKSIQLQDYLIHYPYQTFDALLRLMNEAAIDPQVKKISITLYRVATQSKVVEALIHAARNGKKVVAFLELKARFNEESNFYWASELERAGATVLYSIPGIKVHAKILLIEREESQIVNYAYISTGNFNEKTAKIYTDHALFTAKREITDDISRVFRQIETPKRSVAFEKLMVAPHGLRDNLYELIQEEINAAKKGKKAEIIIKMNSLEDREMAKMLIKAAGKGVSVKLIIRGICIIPPSQHPNLKMISIIDRFLEHGRIYYFYQGGKRSVWIASADFMTRNLSRRIEVAVPIEEAGLKSQLIENLSDFFRCTEKRRWLCKNQIDEKEERELVKSRAQLEIYSRLNEESKRN, from the coding sequence ATGGCGCGATTCATTTCCCGAGATCTCAGTTGGTTGGCTTTCAATGCCAGAGTGTTAGAGGAGGCGCGAGACCAAACCGTCCCACTCCTTGATCGCTTAAAATTCCTCGCCATTTTTTCCTTAAACCTCGACGAATTCTATTCCGTTCGAATCGCTGCGCTCAAGCAGCAAGTGGAGCAATTAAAGCGCGAAAAAGGAGAGGACGAACCGCAAGAAATCCTCTTACGACTGCATCAAGAAATCAATCGGCTTCAAGAGCAATTCGGGTCTTGTTATAGAGATCAGATTCTTCCCGAACTGAAAAAAAATGGCATCGAGATCATTTCCGAAGCAGCGTTGACGGAAGAGGAAGGCAATTTTGTGCGCGATTATTTTAAGAGTACGGTCATCGGTGAACTGGGTCAAATCTACATTTTAGGGGAAAGCGATTTACCCTTTTTGCAATCGCAGCGTTCCTACTTGGCCGTCCGATTGGAGTTGAAAAGTGAAGAATCCTGTGAAGATATTGCCATCATCAAAATTCCTTCGGAAAAGCTCTCGCGATTTTTCATTTTGCCAAATCAGAACCAAGATTTGACAAAGACGCGAATTATACTCTTAGATGATGTTATTCGCGTTTCCCTAACCGATATATTCCCGCAATATATTGTTCGTGGCGCCTATGCCATTAAGGTCACACGCGACGCCGATGTTGATATTGAGGACGAGCATAGTGGAAACTTGTATCAAAAAATAAAATCGCAAGTCCGTTACCGGAAAATCGGGAAAGCCTCTCGAATGCTTTTCGATGCTGAAATGCCAAAGCGCATGCAAAAAGCTTTACGGGATGTCTTTTCAATTCGCAAAGAAGAGTGGGTGCAAGGTGGCCGATATCATAACTTCGGTGACTTCTTAAATTTCCCGACTTTAGGGAAAGATGAACTTCAGGAGCCGCCACTCGCGCCGCTGCCACACCCTTTAGAAACTGCTGAAAGCATCTTTAAGTCGATTCAACTTCAAGATTATTTAATTCACTATCCCTATCAAACCTTTGATGCTCTCCTTCGCTTAATGAATGAAGCTGCGATAGACCCGCAAGTGAAAAAAATCTCGATCACACTTTATCGTGTGGCAACTCAATCAAAAGTCGTTGAAGCGTTGATTCACGCAGCGAGAAACGGGAAAAAAGTGGTTGCGTTTCTTGAACTCAAAGCCCGGTTTAATGAAGAATCCAATTTCTATTGGGCAAGCGAATTGGAGCGTGCCGGCGCAACGGTGCTATATTCAATACCGGGAATTAAAGTTCATGCAAAAATTCTGCTCATTGAACGCGAAGAATCACAAATCGTAAATTATGCCTACATCAGTACCGGAAATTTTAATGAAAAAACAGCGAAGATTTATACCGACCACGCCCTTTTTACCGCGAAAAGGGAAATCACAGACGATATTTCGCGGGTATTTAGACAAATCGAAACGCCAAAAAGATCGGTGGCTTTTGAAAAATTAATGGTCGCCCCACACGGATTGCGAGATAATCTGTATGAATTGATTCAAGAAGAAATTAACGCTGCAAAAAAAGGCAAAAAGGCGGAAATTATCATCAAAATGAATAGTCTTGAAGACCGTGAAATGGCAAAAATGCTTATCAAGGCCGCAGGAAAGGGAGTAAGTGTAAAATTAATTATCCGAGGAATTTGTATAATCCCTCCATCGCAACATCCAAACTTGAAGATGATTTCAATTATCGACCGCTTTTTGGAGCACGGAAGAATTTATTATTTCTATCAAGGAGGGAAAAGGAGCGTGTGGATTGCATCAGCCGATTTTATGACACGAAATCTTTCTCGACGAATCGAAGTGGCCGTACCGATTGAAGAAGCAGGATTAAAATCTCAACTGATAGAGAACCTTTCCGACTTTTTTCGTTGTACCGAAAAAAGGCGGTGGCTATGCAAAAACCAAATTGATGAAAAAGAAGAAAGAGAGCTTGTAAAAAGTAGAGCCCAACTGGAAATTTACTCTCGGTTAAATGAAGAGTCGAAGAGAAATTGA
- a CDS encoding class I SAM-dependent methyltransferase, translating to MNQAELAYKDYQQNYNRIVEKWHQARTTLPAMDKLLFDEFLAQLPKSAAILDLGCGTGIPIAKKLAERGHRLTLVDCSESQLAIAKKILPKATFVCAPMESYEISSQYHGIVIWDSLFHLPRHTHESILRRAFLHLEKGGIVLITSGGSKEDLEPFTDEMFGEIFYYDSHPIPSFIELVQSIGFEPIVQALLNKPDGEKDKGRVGLILKKSS from the coding sequence ATGAATCAAGCGGAACTTGCCTATAAGGATTATCAACAGAATTATAATCGAATCGTCGAAAAGTGGCATCAGGCAAGAACAACCCTACCCGCTATGGATAAACTTCTTTTCGACGAATTCCTTGCTCAACTTCCTAAATCTGCGGCAATCCTTGACTTAGGATGCGGGACCGGAATTCCAATCGCAAAAAAACTCGCTGAAAGAGGTCATCGACTTACGTTGGTTGATTGTTCGGAATCACAGTTAGCCATCGCAAAAAAGATTCTTCCAAAAGCCACTTTTGTTTGTGCGCCAATGGAATCCTATGAAATCAGTTCACAGTATCACGGCATTGTAATTTGGGATTCGCTTTTTCATTTGCCAAGGCATACCCACGAAAGCATTTTACGCCGAGCATTTCTGCATTTGGAAAAGGGCGGAATTGTGTTGATCACAAGTGGCGGAAGTAAAGAAGACCTTGAGCCCTTTACCGATGAAATGTTCGGGGAAATCTTTTATTATGATTCACATCCGATTCCCTCCTTCATTGAATTGGTGCAGTCCATTGGGTTTGAACCTATTGTGCAAGCCTTATTAAATAAGCCGGATGGTGAAAAAGATAAAGGAAGAGTAGGGCTAATCCTCAAAAAATCATCATAA